One Edaphobacter lichenicola DNA window includes the following coding sequences:
- a CDS encoding M20/M25/M40 family metallo-hydrolase, which yields MAIDPIELTKQLVNIESTTYHEGLAGAFLYDYLGAQRYEVERTAVEQPDRASTPGAGSGERFNVYAAMPGVTPDVVLSTHMDTVPPFFGCTEDDEFLYGRGTCDAKGILAAQVAAADRLRDGGVKVGLLFVVGEERDSAGAAEANLSPKGSRFLINGEPTDNRLALASKGALRVELRAKGRMAHSAYPELGESAIDKLIEALHDVLAMPLPTEPEIGPSTLNIGLIDGGRAPNVIADKAEAHILVRLVGPSDEVRRSIVATVGDRADVEFSLDLPFVRMRKVGKLPTMIAKFTTDIPKLTAWGEPFLLGPGSIHVAHTPQERIAKRELLEAVDHYVELATSLVQNN from the coding sequence ATGGCGATTGACCCTATCGAACTGACGAAACAGCTTGTAAATATTGAGTCCACTACGTATCACGAGGGTCTTGCCGGTGCTTTTCTCTATGACTATCTGGGGGCGCAGCGTTATGAGGTGGAGCGGACGGCGGTCGAGCAACCGGACCGCGCCAGCACGCCGGGAGCGGGCAGCGGAGAGCGGTTCAATGTGTACGCCGCCATGCCTGGAGTGACCCCGGATGTGGTGCTTTCGACCCACATGGACACTGTCCCTCCCTTCTTTGGCTGCACGGAGGACGACGAGTTCTTATATGGACGGGGAACCTGCGATGCGAAGGGGATTCTTGCGGCGCAGGTTGCGGCGGCGGATCGGCTGCGCGATGGCGGGGTGAAGGTTGGATTGCTGTTTGTGGTGGGCGAGGAGAGAGATTCGGCGGGGGCTGCGGAGGCTAATCTGTCTCCGAAAGGATCACGGTTTTTGATCAATGGGGAGCCGACGGATAATCGGCTGGCGCTTGCATCGAAGGGCGCGTTGCGGGTTGAACTGAGGGCGAAGGGCCGCATGGCGCACTCTGCCTACCCTGAACTTGGAGAGTCGGCTATCGATAAATTGATTGAAGCGCTGCATGATGTTCTGGCGATGCCATTGCCGACTGAGCCGGAGATCGGCCCTTCCACGTTGAACATTGGGTTGATCGATGGGGGGCGTGCACCGAACGTAATCGCGGATAAGGCAGAGGCACACATTCTGGTTCGTCTGGTGGGGCCTTCGGATGAAGTGAGGAGATCGATCGTTGCTACCGTCGGCGACAGGGCGGACGTTGAGTTCAGCCTCGATCTACCGTTTGTCAGGATGCGGAAGGTTGGAAAGTTACCGACGATGATTGCGAAGTTTACGACGGATATTCCCAAGCTGACGGCATGGGGCGAGCCGTTCCTGTTGGGGCCTGGGTCGATTCACGTCGCGCATACCCCCCAGGAGAGGATCGCGAAACGAGAGCTTCTGGAAGCGGTCGATCATTACGTGGAACTCGCCACGAGTCTTGTTCAAAACAATTAG
- a CDS encoding alpha/beta hydrolase, which produces MTQTTTSQIRSIDDLRGTAGRLEALLNTGRDDAPYAALVCHPHPSGGGTMHNKVVYHAMKAFSSFGLPVLRFNFRGVGLSEGAHDHGLGEQDDVLAALDWLQHNLDRPILFAGFSFGSNVGLRACCGDPRVKGLVGLGVPVHAEGRDYTYKFLPKCTQPKLFISGDHDQYGPRDILEDVFARAPEPKRLVWIADADHFFQGTTESPNPKLDLMQAEIRLWLQRVFSLS; this is translated from the coding sequence ATGACGCAAACCACCACCTCCCAGATCCGGTCGATCGACGATCTTCGCGGTACCGCCGGTCGCCTCGAAGCCCTCCTCAACACCGGCCGTGACGACGCCCCATACGCTGCGCTCGTCTGCCATCCACACCCCTCGGGCGGCGGAACCATGCACAACAAAGTGGTCTATCACGCTATGAAGGCCTTCTCATCCTTCGGCCTTCCCGTCCTTCGCTTCAACTTCCGCGGCGTAGGCCTCAGCGAAGGCGCTCACGATCACGGACTCGGAGAACAAGACGACGTTCTCGCAGCTCTCGACTGGTTACAACACAACCTCGACCGGCCTATCCTCTTCGCCGGCTTCTCCTTCGGCTCGAACGTCGGACTGCGTGCCTGCTGTGGAGATCCCCGCGTGAAGGGTCTCGTCGGCCTCGGCGTTCCCGTCCACGCAGAGGGTCGCGACTACACCTATAAGTTTCTGCCGAAATGCACCCAGCCTAAGCTCTTCATTAGCGGCGACCACGACCAATACGGCCCACGCGACATTCTGGAAGACGTCTTTGCACGAGCGCCCGAACCAAAGCGCCTGGTCTGGATCGCAGACGCCGACCACTTCTTTCAGGGAACTACAGAGTCACCCAACCCGAAGCTCGATCTGATGCAGGCCGAGATTCGCCTCTGGCTGCAGAGAGTATTCAGCTTGAGTTAG
- a CDS encoding sigma-54-dependent transcriptional regulator, translating into MSEITELAAETLHLQRTARVVGDPRILIIDDEAAIRESLDTLLTLEGFTVSIASDGPSGIELLSRNEYDLLLLDLALPGESGLDLLPRIVEMQPNLPVIMITAYGTVGNVVDAIRAGAENFVQKPWDNEKLLADIRAAVARHRAEEEVVQLKRTLKQRYNFENIVGKSEPMLRLFDLIAQVAPSRSTVLIQGESGTGKELIAKAIHANSPRKDRPFVPVNTGAVPSELLESTLFGHVKGAFTSAVTAKKGLFEVANGGTLFLDEIGTMGMDMQAKILRVLQDRRFMHLGGVQEIQVDVRIIAATNVNLQDAVRAGRFREDLFYRLNVISLELPPLRSRREDIPLLAAHFLKFYAEENGTETRTLSPEAMRIIMDYEWPGNVRELENAMERGVVLSTSRSINPDLLPTQLTGGTYSASLLDHQPNASLFDLMEEIERRIISDRLERCHWNQTEAAEYFKIPLSTLNQKIKRLNVEVKKRTRD; encoded by the coding sequence ATGTCTGAAATTACCGAGCTCGCCGCCGAAACCCTCCATCTCCAACGTACCGCCCGAGTCGTCGGCGATCCCCGCATCCTCATCATCGATGACGAAGCCGCTATCCGTGAATCGCTCGATACCCTGCTCACCCTCGAGGGCTTTACGGTCAGTATCGCCAGCGATGGCCCCTCCGGCATCGAACTTCTCTCACGCAACGAGTACGACCTGCTCCTCCTCGACCTCGCCTTGCCCGGCGAAAGCGGATTGGATCTCCTCCCCCGCATCGTCGAGATGCAGCCCAACCTTCCCGTCATCATGATTACGGCCTACGGCACGGTCGGCAACGTGGTCGACGCCATCCGCGCCGGCGCAGAAAACTTCGTCCAGAAGCCGTGGGACAACGAGAAGCTACTCGCCGACATTCGCGCCGCCGTCGCCCGCCATCGCGCCGAAGAAGAGGTCGTTCAACTCAAGCGCACCCTCAAGCAGCGCTACAACTTTGAAAACATCGTCGGAAAGAGTGAGCCGATGCTTCGCCTCTTCGACCTCATCGCACAAGTCGCGCCCAGCCGCTCAACCGTTCTCATCCAGGGTGAAAGCGGCACCGGCAAAGAGCTCATCGCGAAGGCCATCCACGCCAACTCCCCTCGCAAGGATCGTCCCTTCGTGCCCGTCAACACCGGTGCCGTGCCATCCGAGCTGCTCGAATCCACTCTCTTTGGACACGTCAAAGGCGCCTTCACCTCCGCCGTCACAGCCAAGAAAGGTCTCTTCGAAGTCGCCAACGGTGGCACGCTCTTCCTCGACGAGATCGGCACCATGGGGATGGACATGCAGGCCAAGATCCTCCGCGTACTTCAAGACCGTCGCTTCATGCATCTCGGCGGCGTGCAGGAGATCCAGGTTGACGTCCGCATCATCGCCGCAACCAACGTCAACTTGCAGGACGCCGTCCGCGCAGGCCGCTTCCGCGAGGATCTCTTTTACCGCCTCAACGTCATCAGCCTCGAACTCCCGCCCCTCCGCTCCCGCCGCGAAGACATCCCTCTGCTCGCCGCTCACTTTCTCAAGTTTTACGCAGAAGAAAACGGTACCGAGACCCGCACCCTCTCACCCGAGGCGATGCGAATCATCATGGACTACGAGTGGCCCGGCAACGTTCGCGAGCTTGAGAATGCCATGGAGCGTGGCGTCGTCCTCTCCACCTCCCGCAGCATTAATCCAGACCTGCTGCCCACTCAACTCACAGGCGGAACCTACTCGGCCAGCCTGCTCGACCACCAGCCCAACGCCAGCCTCTTCGACCTGATGGAAGAGATCGAACGTCGCATCATCTCCGACCGTCTCGAGCGCTGCCACTGGAACCAGACCGAAGCCGCAGAGTACTTCAAGATTCCTCTCTCGACTCTCAACCAGAAGATCAAGCGCCTCAACGTAGAGGTCAAGAAGCGCACCCGCGACTAG
- a CDS encoding alpha/beta fold hydrolase, whose amino-acid sequence MTRRDTSQIAEGFVVVDGVKVHYQRAGSGRPLLLLHGLVGSAKNWRRNISFLAQDSDVYAIDLFNMGESERVPGLDAGLEATADRLAAYMDALGLDEADIAAHSHGGAVAMMFAARHSDRVRRLILFAPANPFCDLGHQLIRFYQTRFGIWVARQIPSLPRMLKATALSRMYGDPSRVSAGALEGYIEGLHIPGTMDHVLQIVERWFVDMGLLRSVLERLITKPMLLIWGDRDRAVGLSSARELQRILPQSSLMVLPGVGHIAFEEMPEVCNTAMREWLLKPLPSEARVTVSRHAESAAFASQAIKRGAA is encoded by the coding sequence GTGACACGAAGAGATACTAGCCAGATTGCTGAGGGATTTGTTGTGGTGGATGGGGTGAAGGTCCACTACCAGCGCGCGGGTTCGGGACGGCCACTGCTGCTGCTTCACGGCCTGGTGGGATCGGCTAAGAACTGGCGGCGAAACATCAGCTTTCTTGCACAGGACTCCGACGTCTACGCGATCGACCTGTTCAACATGGGGGAGTCGGAGCGAGTTCCCGGACTGGATGCCGGGCTTGAAGCTACGGCGGACCGGTTAGCGGCCTATATGGACGCGCTTGGTTTGGACGAGGCGGATATAGCTGCCCATTCTCATGGTGGAGCAGTGGCCATGATGTTTGCCGCACGGCACTCGGATCGAGTGCGCAGGCTCATCCTGTTCGCGCCGGCAAATCCGTTCTGCGACCTGGGACACCAGTTGATCCGGTTCTATCAGACAAGATTCGGGATTTGGGTTGCTCGGCAGATTCCTTCCTTGCCGAGGATGTTGAAGGCGACCGCGCTGAGCCGCATGTATGGGGACCCCTCCCGGGTTTCGGCCGGAGCTCTTGAGGGGTATATCGAGGGACTGCATATTCCGGGAACGATGGATCACGTGCTGCAGATTGTTGAGCGCTGGTTCGTGGACATGGGGTTGCTGCGATCTGTCCTTGAGCGGTTGATAACGAAGCCAATGCTGCTGATCTGGGGCGATCGCGACAGAGCGGTGGGCCTGAGCTCAGCACGAGAGTTGCAGCGGATTCTTCCGCAATCGAGTCTGATGGTGCTTCCGGGCGTGGGACATATCGCGTTCGAGGAGATGCCGGAGGTCTGCAATACGGCGATGCGGGAGTGGTTGCTGAAACCGCTGCCCTCCGAAGCGCGCGTTACTGTGAGTCGTCATGCCGAGTCTGCCGCGTTTGCCAGCCAGGCGATTAAACGAGGCGCGGCTTAG
- a CDS encoding DUF3592 domain-containing protein, with product MAGIFLIDAISRRLRRKNREKKLRLAAQWPLAQAEINHWQVLSADEEVASPGVTYQIEAGFHFKINGEYYGGYLRSVALTHHEAESKTTGSPSVNIRYNPANPDETAVLAEDNQGNLSFRVVSG from the coding sequence ATGGCCGGCATCTTTCTCATCGACGCAATCAGCCGCAGGCTCCGCCGCAAAAATCGCGAGAAGAAGCTTCGCCTCGCCGCCCAATGGCCACTCGCCCAGGCCGAGATCAACCACTGGCAAGTCCTCTCCGCCGACGAAGAGGTGGCCTCACCTGGAGTCACCTACCAGATCGAAGCCGGGTTCCACTTCAAGATCAACGGGGAGTACTATGGCGGCTATCTTCGCAGCGTAGCTCTTACTCATCACGAGGCGGAGTCGAAGACCACCGGCAGCCCCTCGGTAAACATCCGCTACAACCCTGCCAATCCCGATGAGACCGCCGTACTCGCGGAAGACAATCAAGGCAATCTCTCTTTCCGCGTCGTCTCCGGCTAA
- a CDS encoding GAF domain-containing sensor histidine kinase translates to MKNASQTRILAIVLAVATVAACVLAAMNFDRESGFDVPTDGIWWVEAVTGLRAERVPALSPGHRAGIRTGDILVSVDDQPTPRVASLTREMFRSGIWAHATYSILRPVPQSIDLHGATKLDIQVILEPKDRSINQGLRFIALVYLCIGIYVLFRRWTAPKSVHFYVFCLASFVLYSFRSTGEPGTFDWYIYWGNMAAQALQPALFLHFAVSFSDNFASDQRNRLRRRIGCVLLYLPGLFLIGLQYTAISFWSATEVLLHRLDQIALGYLALYYVIAAIVFRLRYRWAESALERQQLKWLTRGTLIAVTPFTLLYVIPYLADWSVNSQIAKIAGLSLVVLPLTFSWAIVRYRLMDVDLIFKRGVTYTLATASLVGVYFGVIALTGEIVHTRLSSLGVWGLLAAIIIAGIVFDPLKRMIQARVDRVFDQKRFDYRETLVEFGRGINAQTDLRALLDSIVERLPQTLLVTRVAVFLASESEGSFTPRHFDLAASHGLTNLHSAELRSLDVRFLDFDRPGANNHIFLENPQQVLRLPEAQRQSAGRLDLNYYLPCRVANREGGGTRTVAVIGLGRTDDGDFLSSEDMELLESLAGYIGIAIQNAQLYRRLEQKITEFESLKEFHENIVESINIGVFAVDLDDRIESWNTQMEGMYSKSRNEVLRQPLSAVLPPDFVARFNSVREEHGTHTLYKFRLVLPDGKVRIANIAIAPLVTRNFVAVGRIILVDDITDRIQLEAQLTQAEKLSSIGLLAAGVAHEVNTPLAVISSYTQMLTKHMRDDERLAPVLEKITQQTFRASEIVNGLLNFSRTSGAEFAPLNLNELLRDTVTLLEHQFKTAQIRVETNFDPHLARIHGNQGKLQQVILNLMLNAKDAMFGTANATLKIATFNGAGRVIVRIQDSGNGIEKEHLHRIYDPFFTTKTKPQEGEHKGTGLGLAVSYGIMQEHAGKIHVESEIGVGTAFQLEFPTSAARPAVIADGPKSESAIVDRKAMHV, encoded by the coding sequence ATGAAAAACGCCTCCCAAACTCGCATTCTGGCTATCGTACTCGCAGTTGCGACCGTCGCCGCCTGCGTCCTTGCGGCCATGAACTTCGATCGGGAGAGCGGTTTCGACGTCCCAACCGACGGCATCTGGTGGGTCGAGGCGGTCACCGGCCTCCGGGCTGAGCGGGTTCCAGCGCTCTCCCCAGGCCATCGCGCCGGCATACGCACCGGCGACATCCTCGTCAGTGTCGACGACCAGCCAACCCCACGCGTCGCCTCTCTCACCCGGGAGATGTTTCGCAGCGGCATCTGGGCCCACGCCACGTACTCCATCCTTCGACCGGTTCCCCAGTCCATCGACCTGCACGGCGCGACCAAGCTCGACATCCAGGTCATTCTTGAGCCTAAAGACCGCTCCATCAATCAGGGGCTCCGCTTCATCGCGCTGGTGTATCTCTGCATCGGCATCTACGTCCTGTTCCGGCGCTGGACCGCTCCAAAGTCTGTCCACTTCTACGTCTTCTGCCTTGCCTCGTTTGTCCTCTACAGCTTCCGATCTACCGGCGAACCTGGCACCTTCGACTGGTACATCTACTGGGGCAACATGGCGGCGCAGGCGCTTCAACCGGCCCTCTTTCTGCACTTCGCGGTCAGCTTCTCCGATAACTTCGCCTCCGACCAACGCAACCGTCTGCGCCGCCGCATCGGCTGTGTGTTGCTCTACCTCCCAGGGCTTTTTCTCATCGGTTTGCAGTACACAGCGATAAGTTTCTGGTCCGCGACTGAGGTTCTACTCCACCGGCTCGATCAAATCGCCCTTGGCTACCTGGCACTCTATTACGTAATCGCCGCCATCGTCTTCCGACTGCGTTACCGTTGGGCGGAGTCTGCTCTCGAGCGTCAGCAACTCAAATGGCTCACGCGCGGCACCCTCATCGCTGTCACGCCTTTCACCCTGCTCTACGTCATCCCCTACCTGGCTGACTGGTCGGTCAACAGCCAGATCGCCAAGATCGCAGGTCTCTCTCTCGTCGTCCTTCCCCTCACCTTCAGCTGGGCCATCGTCCGCTACAGGCTCATGGACGTCGATCTCATCTTCAAGCGCGGCGTCACCTACACCTTGGCCACCGCATCCCTCGTCGGCGTTTACTTCGGCGTCATCGCGCTCACCGGCGAGATCGTCCACACTCGACTCTCCAGCCTCGGCGTCTGGGGACTGCTCGCCGCCATCATCATCGCCGGCATCGTCTTCGATCCGCTCAAGCGCATGATTCAGGCGCGAGTCGACCGTGTCTTCGATCAGAAGCGCTTCGACTACCGCGAGACCCTCGTTGAGTTTGGCCGCGGCATCAACGCCCAAACCGACCTTCGCGCCCTGCTGGACTCCATCGTGGAGCGCCTTCCCCAGACTCTCCTCGTCACTCGCGTCGCAGTCTTTCTCGCCTCGGAGAGTGAAGGCAGCTTCACCCCACGACACTTCGATCTGGCCGCCTCCCACGGTCTCACCAACCTCCACTCCGCCGAACTCCGCAGCCTCGATGTTCGCTTCCTGGACTTCGACCGGCCCGGAGCCAACAACCACATCTTCCTCGAGAACCCCCAGCAGGTCCTGCGCCTCCCCGAAGCCCAGCGCCAAAGCGCCGGCCGCCTCGATCTCAACTACTACCTTCCCTGCCGCGTCGCCAACCGCGAAGGCGGTGGTACCCGCACCGTCGCTGTCATCGGTCTCGGCCGCACTGACGACGGAGACTTCCTCTCCAGCGAAGACATGGAGTTGCTCGAATCCCTCGCCGGCTACATCGGCATCGCCATTCAAAACGCGCAGCTCTACCGCCGCCTCGAACAGAAGATCACCGAGTTCGAAAGCCTCAAGGAGTTCCACGAAAACATCGTCGAGTCCATCAACATCGGCGTCTTCGCCGTCGACCTCGACGACCGTATCGAAAGCTGGAACACCCAGATGGAGGGCATGTATTCGAAGTCGCGCAATGAGGTCCTGCGCCAACCTCTCTCTGCCGTCCTGCCGCCGGACTTCGTAGCCCGCTTCAACAGTGTGCGCGAGGAACACGGCACCCACACCCTCTACAAGTTCCGCCTCGTACTTCCCGACGGAAAGGTCCGCATCGCCAACATCGCCATCGCCCCACTGGTCACGCGTAACTTCGTCGCTGTAGGTCGCATCATTCTCGTTGACGACATCACCGACCGCATTCAGCTCGAAGCCCAGCTCACTCAAGCCGAAAAACTCTCCTCCATCGGTCTGCTCGCCGCAGGGGTCGCACACGAGGTCAACACTCCCCTCGCAGTCATCTCCAGCTACACCCAGATGCTCACCAAGCACATGCGCGACGATGAGCGCCTTGCCCCCGTGCTCGAAAAGATCACTCAGCAGACCTTCCGCGCCTCCGAGATCGTCAATGGTCTGCTCAACTTCTCCCGCACCAGCGGCGCCGAGTTCGCTCCCCTCAACCTCAACGAGCTTCTCCGCGACACCGTCACCTTGCTTGAGCATCAGTTCAAGACCGCACAGATCCGCGTCGAAACCAACTTCGACCCGCACCTCGCCCGCATTCACGGCAACCAGGGCAAGCTTCAACAGGTCATTCTGAACCTCATGTTGAACGCAAAGGACGCGATGTTCGGAACCGCCAACGCGACGCTCAAGATCGCAACCTTCAATGGCGCCGGCCGCGTCATCGTCCGCATTCAGGACTCCGGCAACGGCATCGAAAAAGAGCATCTCCACCGCATCTACGATCCCTTCTTTACCACCAAGACCAAGCCGCAGGAGGGCGAGCACAAGGGCACCGGCCTCGGCCTCGCCGTCAGCTACGGCATCATGCAGGAGCACGCCGGCAAGATCCACGTCGAGAGCGAAATCGGCGTCGGCACCGCCTTCCAGTTGGAGTTCCCCACCTCAGCCGCTCGCCCTGCCGTGATAGCGGATGGACCGAAGAGCGAGTCTGCAATTGTTGACAGGAAGGCGATGCATGTCTGA
- a CDS encoding YdcF family protein gives MRSLRKILIILLAVVFVVIVCATFVYRKIPNGNTDLRHFDTLIVLGNPAMPDGTPSPEQRERTLEAVREYRDGVASHLIFTGGAAHNRFVEADVMKTLAVANGVPSSEITVEDQAQNTIQNIYYSDQIMDAHHWTSAEVISSPSHLPRTGLILSRYHFAWRTHAAPWPAEYTLLEKLMHFCVEAEYCLKLRVFGFPASRFLPKPA, from the coding sequence ATGCGGTCACTAAGAAAGATTCTGATCATCTTGCTGGCGGTGGTGTTCGTTGTTATTGTCTGCGCAACGTTTGTGTATCGGAAGATTCCGAACGGCAACACCGACCTGAGACACTTCGATACTCTCATCGTTCTGGGAAATCCTGCCATGCCGGATGGAACGCCTTCGCCGGAGCAGCGGGAGCGTACCTTGGAGGCGGTTCGAGAGTACAGGGATGGTGTTGCGTCACACCTGATCTTTACGGGTGGCGCGGCCCATAATCGATTCGTTGAGGCCGACGTGATGAAGACTTTAGCGGTCGCGAACGGCGTCCCCAGCAGCGAAATTACGGTGGAAGATCAGGCGCAGAACACCATTCAGAATATCTACTACAGTGACCAGATTATGGACGCTCATCATTGGACCAGTGCGGAAGTAATAAGTTCGCCCAGCCATCTTCCTCGTACCGGGCTGATTCTGTCGCGCTATCACTTCGCGTGGCGAACCCATGCGGCACCATGGCCGGCTGAGTACACGTTGCTAGAGAAGCTGATGCACTTCTGCGTCGAGGCGGAGTACTGCTTAAAGCTGCGGGTCTTCGGGTTTCCTGCGTCGCGATTCCTGCCGAAACCAGCCTGA